The Nocardia arthritidis genome has a window encoding:
- a CDS encoding DUF1737 domain-containing protein, translating to MTDERPLPYRLITGVDDAAFCERISALLDQGYKLHGSPAVTYNGANVIAAQAVIWDPQ from the coding sequence ATGACCGACGAACGTCCCCTGCCCTACCGGCTCATCACCGGCGTCGACGACGCGGCCTTCTGCGAGCGCATCAGCGCGCTGCTGGATCAGGGTTACAAACTGCACGGCTCACCGGCCGTCACCTACAACGGCGCGAATGTCATTGCCGCGCAGGCGGTTATCTGGGATCCGCAGTAG
- a CDS encoding ATP-binding protein, translating into MAVTVEISAREAEVLSLVGEHLSNAEIGARLFISVRTVESHVSSLLRKLEVPDRRALAQRASTLAPADRAHPVLPTPLTSFIGRDRERGELAELLSKHRQVTAVGPGGVGKTRLALAVAAEVAGGYPDGVWFVDLVPTTNPDICVVAGTAALALGLGEQPGRGMDESVLTALADRHALLVLDNCEHVRDGVAPFIERLLAACPKVTVLATSRARLLVPFERVYQVPPMSLDGAGASDAVALFMDRAAASGWPPNHALRDQVAAFCARLDGVALAIELAAARWTTLGLDGLTAGLSDQLRMLAGGARAEDRHRSVRAALDWSHALLDPADRVLLRRVSVFMKSFTVAAAAQVADSEKGVVADGLARLVEQSLLLVSAAPSGTEYRALETIRQYGMERLAEADELDITRSRHLRWCLTEAAELAVVRAEWRPRFDAAADDFRAAMAWASDRPEQRADAYRFAEYLAGMLFTRNLIGESQWRFEQAAMLADDPADAASMLRQAAAAAACQLRGDDMDRLYRAAAAAARRAGDAAGAATDLATAAANSYRFSSKFARSLPQAEAAALISDARESAGDNLAAQAAVALAEAGRALTDAFAAAPDSAAARTIEYAQRAVELARRTGDPLAESAALDTLAGAQSWAGDAFAAAATARRRVNRLASAPDTPLGTHELIDALGEATEAALGVGDLPGARRSARQLAEHPMLAEVGHRATCWLLVVDALAGNVGEVLVNGARFLESWQRAGNPSGPVLGAAVAGVAMINGLRGDDAARREWDAVLSRLDTAPEHAYGYRAVFDAMLLLHNGQSSAAHDRLAAEPGEVWRSITWLWLHWYVALRAEAAVLAESAAAGTYSAQARELVAGNPVAEALVERAEGLRTGDRQRMLATVAAFDAAGCRYQSLRTRMLAGGDHAEELAALGLAPMAS; encoded by the coding sequence ATGGCAGTGACAGTGGAGATCTCGGCTCGGGAGGCCGAGGTGCTCTCGCTGGTGGGGGAACATCTCAGCAACGCCGAAATCGGTGCACGACTGTTCATTTCGGTGCGAACGGTGGAGAGTCACGTCTCCTCGCTGCTGCGCAAACTGGAGGTTCCGGATCGGCGGGCGCTCGCCCAGCGCGCGTCAACGCTCGCGCCTGCCGACAGAGCGCATCCGGTGCTGCCGACACCGCTCACCTCGTTCATCGGCCGCGACCGCGAGCGGGGCGAACTCGCCGAGCTGCTTTCGAAACATCGGCAGGTGACCGCCGTCGGCCCCGGCGGGGTCGGGAAGACCCGGCTCGCGCTGGCGGTCGCCGCCGAGGTGGCCGGCGGGTATCCGGACGGGGTGTGGTTCGTGGACCTGGTCCCGACCACGAACCCGGATATCTGCGTCGTCGCCGGTACGGCCGCGCTCGCACTCGGCCTCGGCGAACAACCCGGCCGGGGTATGGACGAATCGGTGCTCACCGCGCTGGCCGACCGGCACGCCCTGCTGGTGCTGGACAACTGCGAGCATGTGCGGGACGGTGTCGCGCCCTTCATCGAACGACTGCTCGCGGCCTGCCCGAAGGTGACGGTGCTCGCGACCAGCCGGGCCCGGCTGCTGGTGCCGTTCGAACGGGTCTACCAGGTGCCGCCGATGTCGCTGGACGGTGCGGGCGCCTCGGACGCGGTCGCGCTGTTCATGGATCGGGCCGCGGCCAGCGGCTGGCCGCCGAATCACGCACTGCGCGACCAGGTCGCGGCGTTCTGCGCGCGGCTCGACGGCGTCGCGCTCGCCATCGAGCTGGCCGCCGCGCGCTGGACGACGCTCGGGCTGGATGGCCTGACCGCCGGACTGTCCGACCAACTCCGGATGCTCGCGGGCGGCGCGCGCGCCGAGGACCGGCACCGGTCGGTGCGGGCCGCGCTCGACTGGAGTCACGCCCTGCTCGACCCGGCCGACCGGGTGCTGCTGCGCCGGGTGTCGGTATTCATGAAGTCGTTCACCGTCGCGGCCGCCGCGCAGGTCGCCGATTCCGAAAAGGGCGTTGTCGCAGACGGATTGGCGCGGCTGGTGGAGCAGAGCCTGCTGCTGGTCTCGGCCGCGCCGAGCGGGACCGAATACCGGGCGCTGGAAACCATCCGCCAGTACGGGATGGAGCGACTCGCCGAGGCCGACGAATTGGATATCACCCGGTCCCGTCACCTGCGTTGGTGCCTGACCGAGGCCGCCGAGCTGGCGGTGGTGCGCGCCGAATGGCGGCCCCGATTCGACGCGGCGGCCGATGATTTCCGCGCCGCGATGGCATGGGCGTCCGACCGGCCGGAACAGCGCGCGGACGCATACCGTTTCGCCGAGTATCTGGCGGGAATGCTGTTCACCCGCAATCTGATCGGTGAATCCCAGTGGCGCTTCGAGCAGGCGGCCATGCTCGCCGACGACCCGGCCGACGCCGCATCGATGCTGCGGCAGGCCGCCGCGGCGGCCGCATGCCAACTGCGCGGCGACGATATGGACCGGCTCTACCGCGCGGCCGCCGCGGCCGCCCGCCGGGCCGGTGATGCCGCGGGCGCCGCCACCGACCTGGCGACCGCCGCCGCCAACTCCTACCGGTTCTCCAGCAAATTCGCCAGGTCGCTGCCGCAGGCGGAGGCGGCCGCGCTCATTTCCGACGCGCGCGAATCGGCGGGTGACAACCTGGCGGCCCAGGCCGCGGTGGCGCTGGCCGAAGCCGGGCGCGCGCTCACCGACGCGTTCGCCGCCGCACCCGACAGCGCCGCGGCGCGGACCATCGAATACGCCCAGCGCGCAGTGGAACTCGCGCGCCGCACCGGCGATCCGCTCGCCGAATCCGCCGCGCTCGACACCCTGGCAGGCGCACAGAGCTGGGCGGGCGACGCGTTCGCCGCCGCCGCGACGGCCCGGCGCCGGGTGAACCGGCTCGCGTCCGCGCCGGACACACCGCTCGGCACCCACGAGTTGATCGACGCGCTCGGCGAGGCCACCGAGGCGGCCCTCGGCGTCGGCGATCTGCCCGGCGCGCGGCGCTCGGCGCGGCAGCTCGCCGAACATCCGATGCTCGCCGAGGTCGGCCATCGTGCGACATGCTGGCTGCTGGTGGTCGACGCGCTGGCGGGCAATGTCGGCGAGGTGCTCGTCAACGGCGCCCGATTCCTCGAGTCGTGGCAGCGGGCGGGTAACCCGTCCGGGCCGGTCCTCGGCGCCGCGGTGGCCGGTGTCGCGATGATCAACGGCCTGCGCGGCGACGACGCGGCGCGCCGCGAATGGGATGCCGTGCTGAGCCGGCTCGACACCGCACCCGAGCACGCGTACGGATACCGCGCGGTGTTCGACGCAATGCTGTTGCTGCACAACGGACAATCGAGCGCAGCGCACGACCGGCTGGCGGCCGAGCCCGGCGAGGTGTGGCGCTCGATCACCTGGCTGTGGCTGCACTGGTATGTGGCGCTGCGCGCCGAAGCGGCCGTGCTCGCCGAAAGCGCGGCTGCCGGAACATATTCGGCGCAGGCAAGAGAACTGGTGGCCGGGAATCCCGTCGCCGAGGCGCTGGTGGAACGGGCCGAGGGTCTGCGCACGGGGGACCGGCAGCGGATGCTCGCAACGGTTGCCGCGTTCGACGCCGCCGGATGCCGCTACCAGTCGTTGCGAACCCGGATGCTCGCCGGTGGCGACCACGCCGAGGAGCTCGCGGCCCTCGGCCTCGCTCCGATGGCCTCGTGA
- a CDS encoding DoxX family protein — MHLLATDRSAGPAPGSAGALVLGLFRILIGISFALHGLSELFGKPVAPYGGHTATFGSWPQWWAGVIELVAGALVAAGIGTRVAALLCSGAMAYAYLFVHLKHGLLPIQNGGELAALFCWSFFLIAVIGPGAFAAASLLPSAARRNTVSTHR; from the coding sequence ATGCACCTGTTAGCTACCGATAGGAGTGCCGGACCCGCGCCGGGCAGTGCCGGTGCGCTGGTTCTCGGGCTGTTTCGCATTCTGATCGGAATTTCGTTCGCCCTCCACGGGCTTTCCGAACTGTTCGGCAAGCCCGTCGCGCCGTACGGCGGCCATACCGCCACCTTCGGCAGCTGGCCGCAGTGGTGGGCCGGGGTGATCGAACTCGTCGCCGGTGCGCTCGTCGCGGCGGGAATCGGCACCAGGGTCGCCGCGCTGCTGTGCTCCGGCGCGATGGCCTATGCCTATTTGTTCGTCCACCTGAAGCACGGTCTACTGCCGATCCAGAACGGCGGCGAGCTCGCGGCGCTGTTCTGCTGGTCGTTCTTCCTCATCGCGGTCATCGGGCCGGGCGCGTTCGCGGCGGCATCGCTGTTGCCGTCCGCCGCTCGGCGCAACACCGTATCTACTCACAGATAA
- a CDS encoding short-chain fatty acyl-CoA regulator family protein: protein MRKMYAGARLRRLREERRMTQAALAKTLDLSPSYLNQLERDQRPLTIPVLLKLNSTFDLDVQFFAADSNARLVSDLHEVLVDAAGGDTAPMTEVEELATRLPEVARMVVAMHRRLRAATDQLDLLSARVAAPTGAPGVPMPYEDVRDFFYDHHNHIPQLDLAAEQLFEECGLTIGSLDRQLARVAEERAGVTVLVRGDGADPNIPKRHYEPDNRTLTLARRLRPGQRAFQIATTIGSLLYGKEIDAVLDESRSLTGESRTLARIGLANYFAGALVLPYGKFLRSAEELRYDIDLLGLRFEVGFETICHRLSTLQRQGQRGIPFFFVRTDRAGNISKRQSATAFHFSRVGGSCPLWVVHEAFAHPGRILTQIAEMPDGRRYLWIARTAHAAPHGFGTATKNFAIGLGCDIEYAERMVYSTGLQLDNPAATVPIGAGCKVCERPACPQRAFPQIGAPLAVSENTSTDLPYPRIGR, encoded by the coding sequence GTGCGCAAGATGTACGCGGGCGCCCGCCTACGGCGGTTGCGCGAGGAACGCCGGATGACCCAGGCGGCGCTGGCGAAGACCCTCGACCTGTCACCCAGCTACCTCAACCAGCTGGAGCGCGACCAGCGGCCGCTGACGATCCCGGTCCTGCTCAAGCTGAACTCCACCTTCGACCTGGATGTGCAGTTCTTCGCCGCCGACTCCAACGCGCGCCTGGTCTCGGACCTGCACGAGGTGCTCGTCGACGCCGCGGGCGGCGATACCGCGCCGATGACCGAGGTGGAGGAGCTGGCCACCCGACTACCCGAGGTGGCCAGGATGGTCGTCGCGATGCATCGCAGGCTACGCGCGGCCACCGACCAGCTCGACCTGCTCTCCGCCAGGGTCGCCGCGCCGACCGGCGCCCCCGGGGTGCCCATGCCGTACGAGGACGTGCGTGACTTCTTCTACGACCACCACAATCACATCCCGCAGCTGGATCTGGCCGCCGAGCAGCTGTTCGAGGAGTGCGGGCTGACCATCGGCTCGCTGGATCGCCAGCTCGCCAGGGTGGCCGAGGAGCGCGCCGGCGTCACCGTGCTGGTGCGCGGCGACGGCGCCGACCCGAATATCCCGAAGCGCCATTACGAACCGGACAACCGCACCCTCACCCTGGCCCGCAGGCTGCGGCCCGGCCAGCGCGCCTTCCAGATCGCCACCACCATCGGATCGCTGTTGTACGGCAAGGAAATCGACGCCGTCCTAGACGAATCCCGTTCACTCACCGGCGAATCCAGAACGCTGGCGCGCATCGGACTGGCCAACTACTTCGCCGGTGCGCTGGTGCTGCCATACGGTAAATTCCTGCGCTCGGCCGAGGAATTGCGCTACGACATCGACCTGCTCGGACTGCGTTTCGAGGTCGGCTTCGAAACCATCTGCCACCGGTTGAGCACCCTGCAACGACAGGGGCAGCGCGGCATCCCGTTCTTCTTCGTCCGCACCGACCGCGCGGGCAATATCTCGAAACGCCAGTCCGCCACCGCATTCCACTTCTCCAGGGTGGGCGGCAGCTGCCCGCTGTGGGTGGTGCACGAGGCGTTCGCGCATCCGGGCCGCATCCTCACCCAGATCGCGGAGATGCCGGACGGGCGTCGCTATCTGTGGATCGCCCGCACCGCGCACGCCGCGCCGCACGGATTCGGCACGGCGACAAAGAATTTCGCGATCGGCCTGGGCTGCGACATCGAATACGCCGAGCGGATGGTGTATTCCACCGGCCTGCAGCTGGACAATCCGGCGGCAACGGTGCCGATCGGCGCGGGCTGCAAGGTGTGCGAGCGACCCGCCTGTCCGCAGCGGGCCTTCCCGCAGATCGGCGCGCCGCTCGCGGTCAGCGAGAACACCAGCACCGACCTGCCGTATCCGCGGATCGGTCGCTAA
- a CDS encoding VOC family protein, whose protein sequence is MKVDIGAITLAVRDLDRSLRFYREALGLSSPGIIGTEYIGDQNNPSGATAMFKLPSGQIFSIYSRDDLAKDAGVPPERVAGSGSSLGYFVDSRDDVDRVLENVRKAGGTIVRAPLERPWGIYAGYFGDPDGHLWEVVYFLHGRPN, encoded by the coding sequence ATGAAGGTCGATATCGGCGCGATCACGCTCGCCGTGCGGGATCTGGACCGCTCGCTGCGCTTCTACCGGGAAGCGCTCGGATTGTCCTCGCCCGGGATCATCGGCACCGAATACATTGGCGACCAGAACAATCCGAGCGGCGCGACCGCGATGTTCAAATTGCCGTCGGGGCAGATCTTTTCGATCTACTCGCGCGACGACCTCGCGAAGGATGCGGGTGTGCCACCCGAGCGGGTAGCGGGCTCCGGGTCGAGCCTCGGCTATTTCGTCGACAGCCGAGACGATGTGGACCGCGTCCTGGAAAACGTGCGGAAAGCGGGCGGCACGATAGTCCGCGCACCGCTGGAACGTCCTTGGGGGATATACGCGGGCTACTTCGGCGATCCGGACGGACACCTCTGGGAGGTGGTCTATTTCCTGCACGGTAGGCCGAACTGA
- a CDS encoding iron chaperone translates to MTTKTKTNTGFSADEVAAMKEHAEELKTAARRGARATKADGEQDVLAKIATMAAPDRALAERIHAIVTANAPGLAPKLWYGMPAYAKDGKVLCFFQSAGKFKARYATLGFNDVAQLDEGTMWPTAFALTRLTADDEARIGELVRKAAA, encoded by the coding sequence ATGACCACGAAAACCAAGACCAACACCGGATTCTCGGCCGACGAGGTCGCCGCGATGAAGGAGCACGCCGAGGAGCTGAAGACGGCGGCCCGCCGCGGCGCACGCGCCACCAAGGCGGATGGCGAGCAGGACGTGCTGGCGAAGATCGCCACGATGGCCGCGCCCGATCGCGCACTGGCCGAACGGATACACGCCATCGTCACGGCCAACGCGCCCGGCCTCGCCCCGAAGCTCTGGTACGGCATGCCCGCCTACGCCAAGGACGGCAAGGTCCTGTGCTTCTTTCAGAGCGCGGGCAAGTTCAAGGCGCGGTACGCGACGCTCGGCTTCAACGACGTCGCCCAGCTGGACGAGGGCACCATGTGGCCCACCGCCTTCGCACTGACCCGGCTCACCGCCGACGACGAGGCGCGGATCGGCGAGCTCGTCAGAAAGGCGGCCGCTTAA
- a CDS encoding nuclear transport factor 2 family protein: protein MPTPDELVRAMCASWSDPDPDKISAYFAENAVYHNIPMEPITGRAAIREFIAGFLATFDSIDFAIHHQLADGNLVMNERTDTLNGKDGRATPLPVVGVFEIADGEITAWRDYFDMAAITRAFGS, encoded by the coding sequence ATGCCCACCCCCGACGAACTCGTCCGCGCCATGTGTGCAAGCTGGTCCGATCCGGATCCGGACAAGATCAGCGCCTATTTCGCGGAAAATGCCGTGTACCACAACATTCCGATGGAACCGATCACCGGCCGGGCCGCCATCCGCGAATTCATCGCCGGCTTCCTGGCCACCTTCGACTCGATCGATTTCGCCATCCACCACCAACTCGCCGACGGGAACCTGGTGATGAACGAGCGCACCGACACCCTCAACGGCAAGGACGGCCGCGCCACCCCGCTGCCGGTCGTCGGCGTGTTCGAGATCGCCGACGGTGAGATCACCGCCTGGCGCGACTATTTCGACATGGCCGCCATCACCCGAGCGTTCGGCTCCTGA
- a CDS encoding VOC family protein, with protein MTTQGIKTVLHPVSDLATAKALYTTLLGISPQTDSAYYVGFDAEGQHIGLVPNGGPQQMTSPVSYWHVADIAAKLAELTAAGATVREDAHEVGGGRLVATVTDTDGNVLGLIQDR; from the coding sequence ATGACCACCCAGGGCATCAAGACCGTGCTGCATCCGGTCTCCGACCTCGCGACCGCCAAGGCCCTGTACACGACGCTGCTCGGCATATCGCCGCAGACCGACTCGGCCTACTACGTCGGCTTCGACGCCGAGGGCCAGCACATCGGGCTGGTGCCGAACGGCGGGCCGCAGCAGATGACCTCCCCGGTGTCCTACTGGCACGTCGCCGATATCGCGGCGAAGCTCGCCGAGCTGACCGCCGCGGGCGCAACGGTCCGGGAGGACGCGCACGAGGTCGGCGGCGGCCGCCTGGTCGCCACCGTGACCGATACCGACGGCAATGTCCTCGGCCTGATCCAAGACCGCTGA
- a CDS encoding glutamine amidotransferase: protein MPKPCLLLQLRPERSAADDEYQAIRRGADLPADRFVRIQMDRGLPDIDLDEFAAVIVGGGPSNVSSPDDEKYEYQRAFEPTLKKLIAEIVARDFPYLGACYGLGILADVLGGEVGRQRYGEGVGAPTIELTESAATDPLLRGLPTRFRAFVGHKEACQDVPPGAVLLAGSAACPVQMIRAGQHVYATQFHPELDGDGLAIRIETYRHAGYFDPAEAEYLIALGHRESVTVPRRILYRFATRYCAERAGDPVICE from the coding sequence ATGCCGAAGCCTTGCCTACTGCTGCAGCTGCGGCCGGAGCGGTCGGCCGCCGACGACGAGTACCAGGCCATCCGGCGCGGTGCGGACCTGCCCGCGGATCGGTTCGTGCGGATCCAGATGGATCGCGGGCTGCCCGATATCGATCTCGACGAGTTCGCCGCGGTCATCGTCGGCGGCGGGCCGAGCAATGTCAGCAGCCCCGATGACGAAAAGTACGAGTATCAGCGGGCATTCGAGCCGACGCTGAAGAAGCTGATCGCCGAGATCGTCGCGCGCGACTTCCCGTATCTCGGTGCCTGCTACGGCTTGGGCATCCTGGCGGATGTGCTCGGCGGCGAGGTCGGTCGGCAGCGGTACGGCGAGGGAGTGGGCGCCCCGACGATCGAGCTGACCGAAAGCGCCGCCACCGATCCACTGCTGCGCGGCCTGCCGACGCGGTTCCGGGCGTTCGTCGGGCACAAGGAGGCCTGCCAGGACGTCCCGCCCGGTGCGGTGCTGCTGGCCGGATCGGCCGCGTGCCCGGTGCAGATGATCCGGGCCGGGCAGCACGTGTACGCGACCCAGTTCCATCCGGAACTGGATGGCGACGGACTCGCCATCCGCATCGAAACCTACCGGCACGCAGGCTATTTCGATCCGGCCGAGGCCGAATACCTGATCGCGCTCGGCCATCGGGAATCGGTGACGGTGCCGCGGCGGATCCTGTACCGGTTCGCCACCCGGTACTGCGCGGAGCGGGCGGGCGATCCCGTTATCTGTGAGTAG
- a CDS encoding cutinase, with protein MRRATALFAAVLLAILLSLSYGTTPKAVADDCIGDWAIGIGGLGDNTSSVVAPYVDQPVGYNSLDPMSGLNELDRLFWLHRNECPGDHIRLIGHSEGAGIVHAWVTAHQDVDNANAILLSDPKRAPGPGWGGLSSTPGSGIVGYPLAGVDDWFGGFPVLTVCNHDDQICDTSAGWQGYLFGGAHTRYDFNVWDYGDWDSGVWYR; from the coding sequence ATGCGTAGAGCAACGGCGCTCTTCGCCGCAGTATTGTTGGCCATCCTCCTCTCCCTCTCCTACGGAACAACGCCGAAGGCCGTCGCCGATGACTGCATCGGCGATTGGGCCATCGGTATCGGCGGTCTCGGCGACAACACCTCATCGGTGGTCGCCCCATACGTGGATCAACCCGTCGGCTACAACTCGCTCGATCCGATGTCGGGATTGAATGAACTCGACCGCCTGTTCTGGCTGCATCGCAACGAATGCCCCGGCGACCATATCCGGCTGATCGGGCACAGCGAGGGCGCCGGCATCGTGCACGCCTGGGTCACCGCCCATCAGGACGTGGACAATGCCAACGCCATACTCCTTTCCGATCCCAAGCGGGCGCCGGGACCCGGCTGGGGCGGCCTTTCGTCCACCCCGGGAAGCGGGATCGTCGGATATCCGCTGGCCGGTGTCGACGACTGGTTCGGCGGCTTCCCGGTGCTGACCGTGTGCAACCACGACGACCAGATCTGTGACACCTCCGCAGGCTGGCAGGGTTATCTCTTCGGCGGCGCGCACACCCGTTACGATTTCAACGTATGGGATTACGGCGATTGGGATTCCGGCGTCTGGTACCGGTGA